GGAGGTGCACGGACTGGTCGCGTTGATGGAGATCCAGGCGTCGCGTTCGGCCGCGCGCAGCGGCCCGAACGGCGAACCGGTGCTGCTCATGGACCAGAACCGCAGCCGCTGGGACCGGCTGCTGATCCAGCGCGGTCTCACCGCGCTGGCGCGCTCCGAAACGCTGGCGGACGGCACCTACGGGCCGTATTCGGCGCAGGCCGCGATCGCCGCCTGCCACGCCGTCGCGCTCACGCCGGAGGAGACCGACTGGGCCCGGATCGCCGCGCTCTACGCGGGGCTGGCGCAGCTCACTCCGTCTCCGGTGATCGAACTGAACCGGGCCGTCGCGGTGTCGATGGCCGAAGGTCCGGAAGCTGGGTTGGCGCTGGTAGACCGGTTGACGGAGGAGCCAGCGCTGAAGAACTACCACTTGCTGCCGAGCGTGCGCGGCGACTTCCTGTACAAGCTTGGCCGCCATGACGAGGCGCGCGCCGAGTTCGAGCGCGCCGCGACCATGACGGGCAATGCGCGGGAGCGCGCGCTGCTGCTGGAGCGCGCCGAGTCGTGTCGCAAACAGGAGGCCGGAATCGGGTAGCGGGCGGGCTGCGGACCTGAGGTTCATGCCCGCAACGGTCCGCCACCGGGCCGACAATTCCGGTCGTCCGCCCGGTCGATCCACAGGCTTATCCACAAGTCGACAAGCCTGTGGACAACTCATCGCCGCTGGTCAGCGCGTCGCCTGACCTGAGTTGTCCCCCGATGTGGTGAAGAGCCGGTCAGCGGTTCCGGACGTACCCCAGTCGCATCGACAACGCGGCCGCGGTACCGGCCACCGTCGCGCCCAGCTCGTCCGCCCGGCGCATCACCCGCGGGGCGGGCCCGGCCACGCTGATCGCCGCGATCGGACGGCCGGAGTGGTCCCGTACCGCCGCCGCGACGCAGCCGACGTCCGGCTCGTTCTCCAGGTCGTCCACCGCCCAGCCGCGGCGGCGGGTGCGGGCCAGCTCGTCCAGCAGCCGGACCGGGTCGTTGATGGTCTTGAGGGTGAGGTTGTCGAGCTTCATCCGGCGCACCCGTTCCACCCGGTCCGCCTCCGGCAGTGCGGCGAGCCAAGCCTTGCCCAGCGACGTGGCGTGCTGCGGACGGCGGGTGCCCAGCCGGCAGGTGAGGGTGACCGCGTTGGCGCTGCGTTCGGTGGCGACGTAGACCATCGCGTCGTTGTCCGGCACCGCGAGGTAGGTCGTCTCGCCGGAGCGCTCGGCCAGCGCGGTGAGGTACCGCGGCGCGCACCGGTGCAGGTCGGTCGCCGCCATCGCGCGGGCACCCAGTTCGACCAGCCGGGTGCCGAGCCGTACACGCCCGGTGACGCTGTCCGCCTCGAGGTACTCCAGCCGCTTGAGTGTGCCGACGATCCGGTACGCCGCGCTGCGCGACAGCCCCAGCTGCCGGGCCAGCGCATTGGTGGAAATCTCCTGGTGCTGGCCGACGTGTTCGAGCACCGCGAGTCCTCGCTCCAAGGTGCCACTTTGGTCTAGACCACGCGTTTCGTCCACGTCTGCCTCCGCCTGTTGACGCTGTGTTTCCCGGTCACCGGCTACTGGTGCCGTCAAGCGGGTTTGGACGCTAACACCTCCGATGTATTCGCGGAAGATCTTGACACTTGCCCGGCATTATGGGTGGTCAAGGGGGCTGGCGAATGGTTCAACCTCCGATCGGTAAGAATGCTTACGAAGGGTAGCGGAGACTGGAGTCACCCTCTCAGGGAATTCACAGCGTCCAAAGCGCACGGTTTGCCGTGATGTCCACTCGTCTGCGCACCCGGGCGTCGGTCGCCGCCGGGCGGCTGACCGCATGGTTCTCCCGTACCGCTCGGCTCGGCCGCGGCGGCGTCATCGGCGGCCGCGTCACCCTCCGTCTCGATCCGTCGGCGCTGCGCCGGCTCGGCAGGGATCGCACCGTCGTGATGATCACTGGCACCAACGGGAAGACCACCACCGCGCTGATGCTCGCCCGCGCGCTCGAAGCGCTGGCCGAGGTCGCGCACAACGGCGACGGCGCGAACATGCCGGACGGTGTGGTCGCCGCGCTGGCCGCCCATCCGGACGCGCCGTACGCGGTGCTGGAAGTCGACGAGACCTACGTTCCGTGGGTGGCCGAGCAGGTGCAGCCGGCCGCGCTGGTGCTGCTCAATCTCAGCCGGGACCAGCTGGATCGCGTCGGCGAGGTGCGGATGATGGAGCGCGATCTGCGCGCCGCGTTCGCCCGGCTGCCCCGTACCGTCGTGGTCGCGAACTGTGACGACGTCCTGGTCACCTCGGCCGCCTCGGCGGCTGCCCGGCCGGTCTGGGTCGGCACCGGACGGCGCTGGTCCGGCGATTCCGTTTCCTGCCCGCGCTGCGGCGGCGCGATCACCCACGCCGACCGCGAGTGGCGGTGCGCGGCCTGCGCGTTCGCCCGGCCGGAGCCGACCTGGTCGCTGGACGGCGACCTGGTCACCACTCCCGCTGGCCGCCGGGTGGATCTCGACCTGCGGCTGCCCGGCGAGGCCAACCGGGCGAACGCCGCGCTCGCGCTCGCCGCGGCGCACTGCGTCGGCGTGCCCCCGCACACGGCTGCCGCACGACTGCGCACGATCACCGACATCGGCGGCCGGTACCGGACGGTTCGCCGCACCCGGCATTCGGTGCGGCTGATGCTGGCGAAGAACCCGGCGGGCTGGGCCGAGACGCTGCGCGTGCTGGACGAAGACACCCCGGTGGTGGTGGCGGTCAACGCGCAGGAGGCGGACGGCCGCGATCTGTCGTGGCTCTGGGACGTGCACTTCGAACGGCTGCGCGGCCGTCAGGTCGTGGTGGCCGGCGAGCGGTCGGCTGATCTCGCGGTCCGCCTCTGCTACGCCGAGGTGCCGCACTGGTCGGTACCGGATCCGGTCAGCGCGATCGACACGCTGCCGCCTGGAGGGGTTGAACTGGTCGCCAACTACACCGCCTTCCGCGATCTGGTGGACCGGTTGCCCGATGTCTGATTCGACCGTCGGCATCGGGCTGCTGTTGCCCGAGGTGCTGGGCACGTACGGCGATTCCGGCAACGCGCAGGTGCTCTGCAAGCGGTTGCAATGGCGTGGCTACGACGCCGAGGTAGTGCCGGTCTCGCTCGACTCCGCCCTGCCCTCCGCTTTGGACTTGTACTTGATCGGCGGCGGCGAGGACATGGCGCAGGTACTGGCCGCGGACTTCCTGCGCGGCTCGCCGGGCCTGCGTCGTGCGGCCGACGAGGGCGCTCCGGTCTTCGGGGTGTGCGCCGGCCTGCAGATCCTGGGCACGAGCTTCCGCGGTGTCGACGGCGTCGACCATCCCGGGCTCGGGTTGCTCGATGTCGTCACCGCGCCCGCCGAGCAGCGGGCGGTGGCCGAGCTGGTGGTCCAGCCGGATCTGATCGACGCTCCGCTGACCGGGTTCGAGAACCACCAGGGCGCCAGCGTGGTCGGCCCGGGCAGCTCGCCGCTGGGCCGAGTCGTGCGAGGCACCGGCAACGGCGACGGCACCGAGGGCGCGGTCTCCGGCCACGTTCTCGGCACCTATCTGCACGGTCCGGCGCTCGCGCGCAATCCGGACCTGGCTGACCTGCTGCTCTCCTGGGTGCTCGGGCATTCGTTGAAGCCGCTGGAGCTGGCGGAAGTCGACACGTTGAGGTCGGAGCGGCTGGCTGCGCGCCGCCCGCGATGAGATCATTTTCGGATCGTTACGCTGCGTGCGTGAGACTCGTTGCTGCCGCTGGCGTCCGGATGCGGACCACCGGCGTCGCCGTGCTCGCGCTCGCGCTGGCCATCGCGACCGCGTGTGTGGTCGTCGTGCTGCTGCTGGACCAATCGCTCGACCGAAGCGTCACCGAGAGCGCGCGCAGCACCGCACGTCAGGTGGCGATCCAACTGGTGCGCGCGGGAGCGCGAGACCTGTCACCGAGCGACGTCGCGAGCACGGGCGACACCGAAGCGGTCACGCAGGTGCTCGGATCGCGAGGCACGCCTATCGCGAGCGACCCGGCTATCGTCGGCCGTCCGGCTCTCACGGACGCACGCCCCGCGCCGGGGCAAGAAGCCATCGAGACGTTGCCGCTCGGCCTCGACGGGGACGGCAGCGACTACCGCGTGGTCTCAGAAGGCGTGAACGGCCCCGGCGGGCCGTTCACCGTCATCTCGGCACGGTCCCTGGAACCGGTCACTGAAGCGTCTACGCGGCTCACGCTGCTGCTCGGCTTGATCTCGCTGCCTCTGCTCGGTATCGCTGGCTTCGCGGTGTATCGGTCGGTTGGCTCCGCACTGCGTCCGGTCGAGCGGATGCGTCGCACCGTCGCCGAGATCTCGACACGCGACCTCGCCTTGCGCGTACCGCTGCCGCCCGGCGGTGACGAGGTGCATCGGCTCGCTGTCACGCTGAACGAGATGCTCGAACGCCTGCGTTCCGCACAGGCCGCGCAACGCCGCTTTGTCGCCGACGCGAGCCATGAGCTGCGCTCGCCGCTTTCGACGATCAGTACCGCGCTGGACGTGTCGAGCCAGCATCCAGAGACCACCACCGAACTGGTGCCGGTCATTACCCGCGAGACCGCACGGCTGCGGGAACTGGTCGATGACCTGCTGATGCTTGCGCGCACTGACGACGCGACAGACCGTCCCGCGCGCACTGAGGTCGACTTGGACGACATCGTCCGCGCTGAAGCCGAACGCGTGCGCGCCGAAGCGCCAGTGGAGATCGAAGTACGCGCGGGCCCGGCAAAGGTGCGCGGCAGCGAGGCGCAGCTGCGTCGCGCCGTACGTAACCTCGTCGACAACGCGTGCGTACACGCCCGGGAGCGAGTCCGTATTGCGAGTTCGGTGCAGAATGGGATGGTCTTAGTAGAAGTGAGCGATGACGGTCCGGGAGTCGCAGAAGCCGACCGGGAGCGGGTGTTCGAGCGGTTCGTGCGGCTGGACGAGTCGCGCCGGCGCGGCGGGGCCGGGCTGGGCTTGTCGATCGTGGCCGGCATCGCGGCCCGGCACGGCGGCCGTGCCCGGTACGCCGAGGTGGCCGACTCGCGCTATCCCGGCGCGCACTTCGTGATCGAACTGCCCCGGATCGAGGAGGACTGAGCCATGCGGCTGCTGATCGTGGAGGACGAACTCGAGTTCGCCGAAACCCTTCGCCGTGGCCTGGTCGCCGAGGGGTTCACGGTGAACGTGGCGCACACCGGCGCGGACGGGCTGTGGTCGGCGATGGAGCACGACTACGACGCCGTGGTTCTCGACATCATGCTGCCCGAGCTGTCCGGCTACGAGGTGCTGAAGCGCTTGCGAGCGGCGGAGAACTGGACTCCGGTGCTGATGCTGACCGCGAAGGACGGCGAGTACGACGAGGCGGACGCGTTCGACCTCGGCGCGGACGACTACCTGTCGAAGCCGTTCTCGTTCGTGGTGCTGCTGGCCCGGCTGCGCGCGCTGCTGCGCCGGGGCGCGCCGGCCCGCCCGGCGGTGCTGACCGCGGGCGACCTGCAGCTGGACCCGGCCGCCCGGACCGTCCACAGAGGAGAGACGCGGATCGAGCTCACGGCGCGGGAGTTCGGCCTGCTGGAGTTCCTGCTGCGGCGGCAGGGGGCGGCGTTGACGAAGAACGAGATCCTCGGGCATGTCTGGGACGCGCACTACGAAGGCGACGAGAACGTGGTCGAGGTGTACGTCGGGTACCTGCGCCGGAAGATCGACACGCCGTTCGGGACCAAGACGATCGAGACGGTGCGCGGGGTCGGCTACCGGCTCGTGGGATGAGCGGTCATGTCGTCTTCCTGAACGGCGCGTCCAGCGCGGGCAAGTCGAGCATCGCGGCTGAGCTGCTGGAACTGCTGCCAGGGCCGTATTTTTCGCTGCCTCGCGACGCGGTCAACAGCATGCGTTCCCGGGCTCGGACACCCGAGTTCGGCACGCCCGGGTTCGAGCAGGTCTTCGAACGGACTGTGCTCGGCTACCACCGGATGCTGGCTGGGCTCGCGGCTGCGGGCAACGGGGTGATCGCGGACCACGTCCTGCGCCCGCATTGGCTCGCGGACTGTCTGGAAGTGTTGCGGGAACAGGAAGTCACCTTCGTCGGCGTGCACTGTCCGCTGCCGGAACTGCGGCGTCGGCAGCGGGAGCGCGGCGACCGGCCGTCCGGGTTGGCCGAGCGGCAGTTTCCCGTGGTGCACGCCCACGGCGACTACGACTTCGAGTGCGACACATCCGTCCGCAGCGCTCGGGAATGCGCATTGCTCATCGCGGACTTCGTGGCGAAACCCGGCCGGTCCGGCGCATTCAACCGACTGCGTGGCGGCTAGACCAGGGAAATCTGCGCGACCGCCCGCACCACCGCGGTGCAACGGTCCTCCACGTACTCCAGTCCGCCGTCTTCGGCGATCTGCCGGGCCTCGGCCGACACGATTCCTTGCTGGAGCCACAACGCCTTGGCCCCGATCGCGACCGCGGACCGGGCGATTCCCGGGGTTTCCGCCGCCGGACGGAAGACGTCCACCAGATCCACCGGCTCCGGAATGTCTTCCAGCGACCGGTACACCTTCTCGCCGAGCAGCTCGGTCGCCGACGGGTGCACTGGGATGATCCGGAACCCGTGTGCCTGCAGCGAAGCGGGCACGTCGTGCGCGGCCTTGCCGGGCACGCGGCTCAACCCGACCACCGCGATCGTGCGGGCCTGGCCCAAGATCTCTTCGGGACTCATGCCTGACCTAACGTCCTTTCCCCGCAAAGGATTCCGTCATAACCGCCACAGCCGCAGGCCGCGGACGCGGTAGACCGGCCACATCACGTGCCAGGGCGAGCGGCGGAGGAATGCGGCGCTGCATGCCAGAACATTCCGGGCGACCGCCGACGCGACCTCGGCGCGGTCCGGCCACCTCTCGCCGCTCGCGCCGACGGCCAGCCGGAAGACGGTCAGCAGGCCGCGTCCTTGCAGGTCATAGCGGACACCAGGGTCTCCTGAGCCGGGGCGGAGCCAGGCGATTTCCGCCGGGAACGCCCGCGCGAGGTCGGCGGTGCCGGGCGGAACGTCGGCCACGCTGGAAACGATCGCGCTCCCGTACAGCCGCCGCGCGAACCGGGTCAGCAGCCGTCGCTCCCACCTGGGCAAAGCTCGGCGATCCGCCAGCAGAGCGGCGCACTCGTGGTGCCCGAGGGTGAAGACGGCGGCGAGCTCGTCGTATTGGCTCGTCGCTGCCGGTTCCGCCAGGTGCAGCCGCATTTCGAAGCGGACGCGCGCGACCAGTTCGTCGAGCGTGTTGCGCCGGGTGCTGCGCGCGTAGGACATCACCACACTCTGACCTGGGCCGGGGGCGGCGTCCAGGGGTGATTCAGCCGATTTTCGACCCGTACATCTCGCCGAGGTCGTCCGCGATCAGCTCGATCCGAGCGCCGTCCGGATCAGCGAAGTAGATCGAAGTTCCGCTCTCTTCCTGGTATTCGACGCCGGCCGCGTCGAGCCGGGCGCGGGCGCCCGCCCAGTTTTCCGGGGTGAGCGACAGCGCGAGGTGGTGCAGGCCGCCGAGCACCTCCGCGTAGGGGCCCAGGTCGAGTCCGGGCAGGTCGAAGAACGCGACCGCGTTGCCGTTGCCGACGTCGAAGAAGAAGTGGCTCGACCCCGGGTAGTCGCGGTTTTCGATCAGTTCGGTGAGCGGGAAGCCGAGAATGTCCTGGTAGAAGGTGATGGTCCGCTCGACGTCGCTGGACAGCAGCGCGGTGTGGTGGATGCCGCGGCCCGCCGTCGCCGGGCGCTCCGCCGCGGGGTGCAGGTGCTTGTCCCGCAGCTGGTCACGGGTCTGGGCGAGCTGGGCGACTTCGGTCTCGGTGGGTGCCATCTCGGGTCACGTCCTTCCTGGGGGCCAACCAGGAGAACGGTACGCGGAAAAACTCTCGCGCGCAAGACATTGTCGAGCGAGAGACTTGCTGTACCGGCCAGTGGAACGGCCGGGTTGAGGCGATCGCGGCCAGCGGGCAGAGTTCCGCAGGTGGAACCCACCGAGCTGCAGGCTGCCGCCGCGCTGCTGACCCGCGCGTACGAGGAGCACGAGCCGATCGACCCGCTCGTGAAGACCTTTCCGGACGCGACCCAGGAGGACGCCTACCGCGTGCAGCAGGAGCAGGTGCGCGCCTGGGAAGCAGCCGGCGATCCGGTCCGCGGCCACAAGGTCGGCCTCGCCTCCGCGGCGATGCAGCGCCAGATGGGCGTGAACCAACCCGACTTCGGGCACCTGACCAGCTCGATGTTCCTGCTCGAGCACCAGTCGATCCCGACCGCGCGGTTCCTGCAGCCGAGGATCGAGCCGGAGATCGCGTTCGTGCTCGGCGCACCGCTGCGCGGCCCCGGGGTCACCGTCGCGGACGCGGTCCGTGCGGTCGATTTCGTGCTGCCGTCGCTGGAGATCGTGGACTCGCGGATTCGCGACTGGAAAATCTCGATCTTCGACACCATCGCGGACAACGCGTCCTCCGGCGGCGTCATCCTCGGCAGCAGCCCGACCGGGCTGCGCGACGTCGACCTGCGGCTCGCCGGCTGCACGCTGCACGTCAACGGCAGGCTGGCGGCCACCGGCGCGGGCGGCGCGGTGCTCGGCTCGCCGATCAACGCATTGGTGTGGCTGGCGAACAAGGTCGGCCCGCTCGGCGTGACGCTGGAGCCGGGCCACGTGGTGCTGCCCGGTTCGATGACCGCCGCGCAGCCGGTGCGCCCCGGCGACACGGTCGTCGCGCGGATGGCCGGCTTGGGCAGTGTGACCGCGGTGTTCGCGCCGGAGGAGGAGAAGTGACCGCCGAAATCGTTGCCGCGGCTCAGGAATTGCTCGGCCGCACCGAGGAGAGCGGGCAGCTCACCGAGACTTGGCCGGATCTCGACCTCGCTACGGCCTACGCGATCCAGGACGAAGCCTTGCGATTGCGCCAGGAACGCGGCGAGACGGTCGTCGGGGTGAAGCTCGGGCTCACGTCCCGCGCGAAGCAGGAGCGGATGGGCATCGCAGAACCGCTGCTCGCCTGGCTGACCGACGCGATGGTGTTGCCCGCGGGCGCGCCGATGCCGCGGCTCATCCACCCGCGCGCCGAGCCGGAACTGGTGTTCGTGATGGGCGAGCGGCTGGCCGGTCCGGGGGTCACCGCGGCGACCGCGCTGGCTGCGGTTTCCCGGGTGTACGGCGGGATCGAGATCATCGACAGCCGGTACCGCGATTACCGGTTCACCCTGCCGGACGTCGTCGCGGACAACGGCTCGTCCGCGTTGTTCGGCCTCGGCCCGGTCGGCGTGGCGCCGACCGAACTGGACCTTTCGCTGGAAGCCGCGCTGCTCGAAGTAGACGGTCAGATCGTCGACACCGCGACCGGTGCCGCAGTGCAAGGGCATCCGGCCGAAGCGCTGGCGTTGGCGGCGAACTCGCTGGCCGCGCGCGGCTTGGCACTCGAACCCGGCTGGCTAGTGCTGACCGGCGGGATGACCGACGCCGTCGACCTGCGCCCCGGAGCCCGCGTCGCCGCGCACTTCTCGCACCTGGGTTCGGTGACGATCACCGGTTAGCGAAGGCGATCCGCCGGATCCCGGCGATCACGCGCGGCCACACTTCGCGCGGCAGGTCGTGCCCCATGCCCGGCACGACGTCGAGATCCGCGCCCAGCGCGCGAGCCGTCGCCCGGCCGCCGGACACGTGCACCAGCGGGTCCGCGGCACCGTGGATCACCAAGGCGCGCACGGCAAGCCGACGCAGATCCGCCGTGCGGTCGCGGGCCGACAGGATCGCGGCGAGATGCCGGAAGACGCCGGCCGGGTTGAGGCCGCGGTCGTACGTGCGTTCCGCGCGCCGCCGGAAATGCTCCTCGTCGAACGGATAGCCGGGCGATCCGATCAGCTTCGACGTGCGGACGAGCTGGGTCACGTACTCCTCGCGGGTGCGCGGCCCCGGGGCCAGCATCGCCAGCGCGGCGCGCGGGCTCGGCAAGCCGACGTTGCGCGCGCCGGTGGTGGACATGATCGAGGTGAGCGTCCGGACCCGGTGCGGGTACCGGATCGCGAACTCCTGCACGATCATCCCGCCCATCGAAGCGCCGACCAGGTGCGCGCGTTCGATGTCGAGCGCGTCGAGCAGGTTGGCGGCGTCGTCGGCCAGATCGGCGAGCGAGTACGGCGCGGACCGCAGGACATAGGCCAGCGGCAGGTTCGCCCGGCCGGTTCCGTGCCCGGAGCGGCCGACGTCGCGGTTGTCGAACCGGTGCACGTGGAAGCCGGCCTCGGCCAGCTGCGCGCAGAACTCGTCGTCCCACCAGATCATCGGCGCGGCCAGGCCCATCACCAGCAGCAACGGCGGGTCGGCCGGATCGCCGAACGATTCGTGGCACAGGGTGATGCCGCCGGTCTCGGAGATCTGCTCGGTCATCTGGTCAGTGTCGCGCACTCCGCGTGTAGCGGGCACGAAGGAACGGGCGGAAATCGCTGTCGGTGCCGAGCCGGACGTCGATCTCATGGGTGAGAACGTCGCCGTCCCGGGTGATCCGGTGCGCCGCGACGCCGCGTTCGGTGTGCTTTTTGAGGTGAAGGGTCCCTTCATGCCAGCCGCCGCGTGCAGGCCCCGCAGGAGGGAATCCGTAGCTGTCGAAGCCGTACCAGAGCGTTTCGCCGGTGGCCGGATCGACGGTGAAGACGTGGTGGCCCAGCATCCGGCTGCCGTCCTCGCGGGTCTGGACGTAGTCCTCCAGTACCGCGAAGCCGTTGAGCGCGAGGCGGTAACTGCAGGTCGCGGTGGCAGTCGCGGCTGGCGCCCAAGGCGCGGCGGCGAGGTCTTCGGCGCCGGACCAGTCGCCGACGAGGGCGGCCAGTGCTTCGTGCGCGGTGCCGACGGCGGGC
This sequence is a window from Amycolatopsis benzoatilytica AK 16/65. Protein-coding genes within it:
- a CDS encoding IclR family transcriptional regulator domain-containing protein codes for the protein MDETRGLDQSGTLERGLAVLEHVGQHQEISTNALARQLGLSRSAAYRIVGTLKRLEYLEADSVTGRVRLGTRLVELGARAMAATDLHRCAPRYLTALAERSGETTYLAVPDNDAMVYVATERSANAVTLTCRLGTRRPQHATSLGKAWLAALPEADRVERVRRMKLDNLTLKTINDPVRLLDELARTRRRGWAVDDLENEPDVGCVAAAVRDHSGRPIAAISVAGPAPRVMRRADELGATVAGTAAALSMRLGYVRNR
- a CDS encoding MurT ligase domain-containing protein, which encodes MSTRLRTRASVAAGRLTAWFSRTARLGRGGVIGGRVTLRLDPSALRRLGRDRTVVMITGTNGKTTTALMLARALEALAEVAHNGDGANMPDGVVAALAAHPDAPYAVLEVDETYVPWVAEQVQPAALVLLNLSRDQLDRVGEVRMMERDLRAAFARLPRTVVVANCDDVLVTSAASAAARPVWVGTGRRWSGDSVSCPRCGGAITHADREWRCAACAFARPEPTWSLDGDLVTTPAGRRVDLDLRLPGEANRANAALALAAAHCVGVPPHTAAARLRTITDIGGRYRTVRRTRHSVRLMLAKNPAGWAETLRVLDEDTPVVVAVNAQEADGRDLSWLWDVHFERLRGRQVVVAGERSADLAVRLCYAEVPHWSVPDPVSAIDTLPPGGVELVANYTAFRDLVDRLPDV
- a CDS encoding type 1 glutamine amidotransferase, producing MSDSTVGIGLLLPEVLGTYGDSGNAQVLCKRLQWRGYDAEVVPVSLDSALPSALDLYLIGGGEDMAQVLAADFLRGSPGLRRAADEGAPVFGVCAGLQILGTSFRGVDGVDHPGLGLLDVVTAPAEQRAVAELVVQPDLIDAPLTGFENHQGASVVGPGSSPLGRVVRGTGNGDGTEGAVSGHVLGTYLHGPALARNPDLADLLLSWVLGHSLKPLELAEVDTLRSERLAARRPR
- a CDS encoding HAMP domain-containing sensor histidine kinase; amino-acid sequence: MLALALAIATACVVVVLLLDQSLDRSVTESARSTARQVAIQLVRAGARDLSPSDVASTGDTEAVTQVLGSRGTPIASDPAIVGRPALTDARPAPGQEAIETLPLGLDGDGSDYRVVSEGVNGPGGPFTVISARSLEPVTEASTRLTLLLGLISLPLLGIAGFAVYRSVGSALRPVERMRRTVAEISTRDLALRVPLPPGGDEVHRLAVTLNEMLERLRSAQAAQRRFVADASHELRSPLSTISTALDVSSQHPETTTELVPVITRETARLRELVDDLLMLARTDDATDRPARTEVDLDDIVRAEAERVRAEAPVEIEVRAGPAKVRGSEAQLRRAVRNLVDNACVHARERVRIASSVQNGMVLVEVSDDGPGVAEADRERVFERFVRLDESRRRGGAGLGLSIVAGIAARHGGRARYAEVADSRYPGAHFVIELPRIEED
- a CDS encoding response regulator transcription factor translates to MRLLIVEDELEFAETLRRGLVAEGFTVNVAHTGADGLWSAMEHDYDAVVLDIMLPELSGYEVLKRLRAAENWTPVLMLTAKDGEYDEADAFDLGADDYLSKPFSFVVLLARLRALLRRGAPARPAVLTAGDLQLDPAARTVHRGETRIELTAREFGLLEFLLRRQGAALTKNEILGHVWDAHYEGDENVVEVYVGYLRRKIDTPFGTKTIETVRGVGYRLVG
- a CDS encoding chloramphenicol phosphotransferase CPT family protein, coding for MSGHVVFLNGASSAGKSSIAAELLELLPGPYFSLPRDAVNSMRSRARTPEFGTPGFEQVFERTVLGYHRMLAGLAAAGNGVIADHVLRPHWLADCLEVLREQEVTFVGVHCPLPELRRRQRERGDRPSGLAERQFPVVHAHGDYDFECDTSVRSARECALLIADFVAKPGRSGAFNRLRGG
- a CDS encoding CoA-binding protein encodes the protein MSPEEILGQARTIAVVGLSRVPGKAAHDVPASLQAHGFRIIPVHPSATELLGEKVYRSLEDIPEPVDLVDVFRPAAETPGIARSAVAIGAKALWLQQGIVSAEARQIAEDGGLEYVEDRCTAVVRAVAQISLV
- a CDS encoding VOC family protein yields the protein MAPTETEVAQLAQTRDQLRDKHLHPAAERPATAGRGIHHTALLSSDVERTITFYQDILGFPLTELIENRDYPGSSHFFFDVGNGNAVAFFDLPGLDLGPYAEVLGGLHHLALSLTPENWAGARARLDAAGVEYQEESGTSIYFADPDGARIELIADDLGEMYGSKIG
- a CDS encoding 2-keto-4-pentenoate hydratase gives rise to the protein MEPTELQAAAALLTRAYEEHEPIDPLVKTFPDATQEDAYRVQQEQVRAWEAAGDPVRGHKVGLASAAMQRQMGVNQPDFGHLTSSMFLLEHQSIPTARFLQPRIEPEIAFVLGAPLRGPGVTVADAVRAVDFVLPSLEIVDSRIRDWKISIFDTIADNASSGGVILGSSPTGLRDVDLRLAGCTLHVNGRLAATGAGGAVLGSPINALVWLANKVGPLGVTLEPGHVVLPGSMTAAQPVRPGDTVVARMAGLGSVTAVFAPEEEK
- a CDS encoding fumarylacetoacetate hydrolase family protein; the encoded protein is MTAEIVAAAQELLGRTEESGQLTETWPDLDLATAYAIQDEALRLRQERGETVVGVKLGLTSRAKQERMGIAEPLLAWLTDAMVLPAGAPMPRLIHPRAEPELVFVMGERLAGPGVTAATALAAVSRVYGGIEIIDSRYRDYRFTLPDVVADNGSSALFGLGPVGVAPTELDLSLEAALLEVDGQIVDTATGAAVQGHPAEALALAANSLAARGLALEPGWLVLTGGMTDAVDLRPGARVAAHFSHLGSVTITG
- a CDS encoding alpha/beta fold hydrolase — its product is MTEQISETGGITLCHESFGDPADPPLLLVMGLAAPMIWWDDEFCAQLAEAGFHVHRFDNRDVGRSGHGTGRANLPLAYVLRSAPYSLADLADDAANLLDALDIERAHLVGASMGGMIVQEFAIRYPHRVRTLTSIMSTTGARNVGLPSPRAALAMLAPGPRTREEYVTQLVRTSKLIGSPGYPFDEEHFRRRAERTYDRGLNPAGVFRHLAAILSARDRTADLRRLAVRALVIHGAADPLVHVSGGRATARALGADLDVVPGMGHDLPREVWPRVIAGIRRIAFANR
- a CDS encoding DUF1579 family protein codes for the protein MEMPAVGTAHEALAALVGDWSGAEDLAAAPWAPAATATATCSYRLALNGFAVLEDYVQTREDGSRMLGHHVFTVDPATGETLWYGFDSYGFPPAGPARGGWHEGTLHLKKHTERGVAAHRITRDGDVLTHEIDVRLGTDSDFRPFLRARYTRSARH